The window ACCTTTCCCTCACACCAACTTCAAGGAAGAAGTCATTTACATCGAAGAAAACCTGCCCAACAGTCTCTGCTATAGGAAAGCTTCTGTCATGCCTTCCAAACTCCCTTCTTATTCATGGCACGTTTTCACAGCCAGTGGCCAAACCCACATGCCACGCTACGCCTTGAAAGCCCCCGACGTCACCTTCACTGTCGAAGTATGCATGACGGAACTCGACCGCCTCCTCGCACGTAAATTCTTCAAGCGGGCAGGGGATAGCAAAACAGGGGACTCGGCTGGCAAGGAAATGACAGAGCTAACAGGTATCGACAACATCAACCCTGGCGCCATCATTTGCGACTTCGCATTCGACCCCTGCGGCTACTCCATGAACGGCATTGACGGTGACCGTTACTCCACAATCCACGTCACCCCTGAAGACGGCTACAGCTACGCTAGCTTCGAGTGCGTCGGGTCCATTTACGACGACCAAGACATTGTCGAAACCCTGAAGAAGGCTGTTCAAGTTTTCAGGCCAGCCACACTCTCCATCTCAACAACATGCAATAGCCACGAAGTTTGGACAAGGGTGGCACATGCCATGGAACCCCTAGGACTCAAATGCCGGAGTTGTGCAATGGATGAGTTCCCCGCCGCCGGTAGCATTGTGTTCCAAACATTCACGGCGTGTCGCCGGAAATAACTCCGGcaaaagaagacaaaaaaacccaaacaaaaaaaccaaaacaaaaaggtAGATAAAAAATGGGGGAGGggtttaaaacttttaaacaGTGAAAGTCTAGGTTTTTAGTTGGGGCAAAAGGAATTCTTAGGATGATCATATTTTTGTTGGGTATTgggtttaaaaaaaaaaaagacagatGTGATAATGTGGAGAGATTTCATTGGTTGAAAAGGGTGATGAATGTGGGGTTGACTTCAGTAGAAGGATAAAAAGTGGAAGGGGGGAAGAGGCAATGACGTGGCAGAATCATAAAGGTGGGGATGGGGAGATGTGGGAAATTGGGTTCACCATGATAATGCACCCCACTTTGGCTTGTCACGCCTAAAAGATTTTTGAGGTTGTGTAGTGGAGGGGAgatatccaaaaaaaaaaaaaaaaaagttgctCATGTTTTTGAGGTTTAAATGAaaacttttctttctatttttgctTATTTCCCACCCATcccctctttctttttccttatttttcttttcttttttcctttttccattcCATTCCCTCCCTTTGTCTTATATGTTTTTAGGTgatcaagaaaaacaaattacacttcttcttttttcattctttctctctcttttcccCACTTTTATGTATTTCATGCTATATCGGTTCATCGAATTGATCGTATTCATGCAATTTCGAACGAAAATTAAGTTGAAACAAATGAATtggaaaatttcttttaccatGATTATGTAGCTCGCGTGGAAGTCACCACACCACATATCTTATCgtaatgaaaaattttttaaatagatttttatcGTTTTGTTACATAATTTACACGTGATTGTAAtatcattcatttaaaattgttggttttatgataaaaaaagaaaaaaaaataaacacaaaaagaaaacaaatgcAACGGCTTCCAATGTATATGCCATTGCTGGTTTGCTAAATGCATTGAAACTGCTATACATCAAAGGGATTGTGCAAAGCAACTGAAAATTGCCATGACCATTTGGTAAGATTGAAACTCCAAACTCTCTAGACTCGAGACTCTAGAGCGCTACCATCATTCTGATATAATCAAAAAGCAAGGCCCAAGCCCTCTGAGGGGTCTAAATCTTGAACTGGGCCTATTCAGAAATGGTAGGTAAAGCCAATTTCTGGCTGCCATTGTAGATGGCTTGGGGGACTTGAGAACCAGCAAGTAGCAATGCATGGAAAAAGAGTCAGTTGTTTTCCATTCTatccaaacaaaaagaaagattcaGTTCTAATTTGTCTATAGAAATTGAGACTGGGTGGTTCTGATCATGAAGGAAATGATTTGGGCTTATTCCAAAGACCCTTTTTCCCACTCTTTTGGCCTTAGAAAGTAGGGACAACCTCTTAGAAAGAACCCCTAGGTTTCAATCAATCAAGGTTCCCAAGTCTGTATATGATTAGTGAGTCAAATGAGTTTATGATTATTAGTCAGTGGAAAATGGATTAAATAGGTTTGTACTTAGGTTGGGCTTGCTTCTAACCCCAACAAGCAACATGGTCTCTTTTGAGCGTGGGCTTTTCCTGCTGTTAGACAGGCTTTTAACTCTATTTCAAATGTTAAATTAAATGGcaacaaaatagaaatttgTTGATGTCTTTCTGCTGTGTATAACAGATGGCAGTAACCCTAGGTGAAGTCTTGATTGCACTAACTAGTTGGTCTGAAAAGGGAACTACTAGAATCCTTTTCCAGGGACTTTTccctacaaaaaaaatttgttaacaAGGCTATAGTAAGTAACAAAAACCTtcttttcaagagaaaattgttaaATCCAATTTGACAAGCTTATTCTTTGCAAACTATTGGCTTTCAAGTAAGAGTATGCATATATTTATGTATGGTTTACAAGAAAATATCTGTACgtaatgttttaaatttaaaacataaaaatatgaatgtaattttaataatgATAGTCATGTTCCACAAATACGTGATTGTCGTATTAACTTATAATTCAATTACGAAAACTTTCATTAAAACCATTCTAAATCATGATTTACCAACTTTTCATCTAATGATTTTGACTGTAAAGGAGATTCATTTGAGGTTAAAATATGGTGGTTAAATGATGCCATTTGCTTACCACATTGAGGAGAAGGAACCCTTTTGATCTCCAGACTCTGTTGCTGGTATTCCCCAGGCTTCAACTTCATCAATTTGGATGTTACAAATCAGGTAACAGAAAGAAAATTCTTAGCTAAATGCCCTTTCTAAATTGAATTCCCATACCAGATTCAAGTTTAAATAACTGAGCAATGTTGAATAACTGTTGTTATGGTAGGTACAAATTGGTTTGGTAGGGAACACTGAGAACAGCAGAATCCTCTAGGACTTAAACAGGTAGCCTATCACAAAGTTAGTGGGGATTAATTACCTGTCACTAGGCAgaattaaacaacaaattttccAATTTCAACCAATTTTGCAATCATGAGTTGCCTTACTGTTTCTAttccaatttttctttcttggaaAGTGGGGTTGGAAAGTTCTGTAGTGTAACTTTATAGCTTTATAAATTGCAAGGTGTCAGCTTGGCATAGCTTACACTTTTGAGCTTTTTGCTTTCCCAGCTCTGAAATTGTAAAATTAAGGGCAAGGACTTAGTGTGGTACATTTTAGGtatgatattttatattatttaatttgattaaataaaattagaacatcatataattaaattttgataatatttaaatagtaaaattattattcGTTACGAGTCGGATAGAGTTTGGATagtgattttatattcatttaacTCCTAAAAACTGAAAATCCAAAAATAAGCAGATCTATGCTTATGCATGCTGGTTTACTTTTTCTAATGTCTGATGCAAATCAAAGAATTGAATCTTGAGGTCTAGAGCTGCAattcattggtccatttttggtccatgattattgtcaatgtaaATAAGGATGGCAGCAAAAATAGAACTAGAAAGTTTATCCTTTGAGATTGACTTAAGTATGGTAAGGTTCTTGTTAATGGAAATATACAAGAAGATTGATGTGCAAACCAATCTCTTTCTGGTGCTTATCAgtagaaagaatttcaagatCAATGGGGAAGGAAGGAGATACTGCAAGGAAAGGTATGATAAAAGATAATAACAAATACAATCTAGAACATTGGTGGGACTGAAAGGTCATGTTAACCCAACCCAAagcctttctttttcttcccaaAAAGCAGTTTTGGATTGGAATTTTGCTTGAAAACACTCTCTCAGGGCAGGTGGGGTGCAGCAGGGCAGTCCTTGTCCTGAACTCTCAATATTGTTAGGAAACTTCCAAAACAGATCAGGGGACAAAGCTAAAAGTTACAACCAACCTTACCTAATGCCATCAAATAATGAGCTTTAAGACAGATGGAGATTGCTCCTGCCTTGTTGATTGTATCACTTGAGAAAATCCTACCCAAACCTCACTTAGGGGAATACTTGGGATGCATGCAAGTATACTGCAGTATGCAAAGGGATAAGTTTTAATTCAGAAAATCATACTACTGTCTACTGGACAGCACACACACCTGTTGTGATAaaggggaaagaaaaatagtttattccttttgtattttcttcattgaaatttattttattttttagccttttatttctattggaatttaataatttggtattaattaagattaataAGGATGGGTGTATGTTATGTTGAtcataaattcataatttgAATTGTGACAATGGGAAATTCATTAGTGAAAAAGGGTTGTGGTTGTCTCCCCTTGTTGtaattaactattttttttattattctagAAAGTACATTTTAAATGAGTCTATATTCGATATGTTCAATACACTATCAACAAACTAAATGTTATCACctcattaataaataaatttaaaaattaaatactcataattttaaaatatttatttaaattttttgttgaatatttatgaagtattattttatatttttttaataagacACAAATGATAATGTAGAAATACTATATATGAGTAATGCATTTAATATAAAcctattttatatttataaaagaatataCTATTAAATGTATCGTAAATAactcaatataatttttaaatgtaCTTGAATTAAATCTCAAGAATTAGTGAATTTTCATGACAAAACCAGAAGTTGCATTGTTCACGTTTCTGTCCAAAAAATGTCAATAGattaaatttttacaaatatgtaatttgataatataaaattaaaatattttatatttaaatttgagacaaattttaataaaatttttattactaaCTCGAATTATAATACATTTCGGATATCACTTTTAGAATACTGGTACCCAAATTCGATTATGGTAGTATTCAGATTTTATCATAAACCCgatcatatataaatattttatttataaaaatagaaatctcaaaaaattaaaaatgaaaaaaaaaaaaaaaccagtgATACATTAAAACCAGAACTTTTCCATCACACATTCACAGTATTGTTTTGGCGTGTGAAATGTGTTGTTTTGTTCCTCGAAAAATGAGCTTTTTATTACCAgcatttttccatttttatttccattCCTTTGTTTTTGCATTTCCCGGGGCAAGGACAAGCTTACCCATGCACACACATtgattgtctctc is drawn from Theobroma cacao cultivar B97-61/B2 chromosome 4, Criollo_cocoa_genome_V2, whole genome shotgun sequence and contains these coding sequences:
- the LOC18603379 gene encoding S-adenosylmethionine decarboxylase proenzyme 4; the protein is MAVSGFEGFEKRLELHFFGDDPVNIDMGLRLLDLESLEQVLHAVQCTVVSAVGNHFFDAYVLSESSLFVYPTKIIIKTCGTTQLLKSIRPLIHYANKLGLTLCGCRYTRGSFIFPKSQPFPHTNFKEEVIYIEENLPNSLCYRKASVMPSKLPSYSWHVFTASGQTHMPRYALKAPDVTFTVEVCMTELDRLLARKFFKRAGDSKTGDSAGKEMTELTGIDNINPGAIICDFAFDPCGYSMNGIDGDRYSTIHVTPEDGYSYASFECVGSIYDDQDIVETLKKAVQVFRPATLSISTTCNSHEVWTRVAHAMEPLGLKCRSCAMDEFPAAGSIVFQTFTACRRK